From the genome of Candidatus Methylopumilus rimovensis, one region includes:
- the rpoN gene encoding RNA polymerase factor sigma-54 → MKQNLQFKASQHLSLTPQLQQSIKLLQMSSVELNQELEILIQQNPLIEIFEEEDEEENKNTPTISQEETSFEILNHQEHQEAIYDHEINWGDEYTKDNYAESPDYQEPASQTLKQYLEDIFHLIPISEKDQAIISLLIDSINEDGYLEESLDYFLASIPKEYEVSIEEIESLLKLLQKQAPPGIGARDLIECLTLQLESKEETPIHLLSIKVIKNHLNLLAARDFVRLKKILGCEDEALRDVQKVIKSLNPKPGNIFSTIESHHFIQHEVNVKKVKAKWQVSLNEQAIPKLRLNHIYRDLIKNSQNDVAHHLSSQIQEAKWIVKNIQQRFITILKVSEAIMRHQKDFLDHGESMMKPLVLREIAEEVGLHESTISRVTSNKYINTPRGIYELKFFFGSSIDSASGNELASTAIRAKIKEVIKQGDPKKPLSDNEIVLLLKRQNINIARRTVAKYREILNIAPTNLRKIL, encoded by the coding sequence ATGAAACAAAATCTTCAATTTAAAGCATCCCAGCATTTATCGCTTACCCCGCAACTTCAGCAATCTATAAAACTTTTACAAATGTCTTCGGTTGAACTTAACCAAGAACTTGAAATTTTAATTCAACAAAATCCTTTGATTGAAATATTTGAAGAAGAGGATGAGGAAGAAAACAAAAATACCCCGACAATTTCTCAAGAAGAAACTTCATTTGAAATTTTGAATCATCAAGAACATCAAGAAGCTATTTATGATCATGAAATTAATTGGGGTGACGAGTATACAAAAGATAATTACGCTGAATCACCTGACTATCAAGAACCTGCATCACAAACATTAAAACAATACCTTGAAGATATTTTTCATTTAATTCCGATTAGTGAAAAAGATCAGGCTATTATTTCTCTTTTGATAGATTCAATTAATGAAGATGGTTATCTAGAGGAGTCTCTTGATTATTTTTTAGCAAGCATTCCAAAAGAATATGAGGTAAGTATTGAAGAAATAGAATCTTTACTAAAGCTTCTTCAAAAACAAGCTCCTCCTGGTATTGGCGCAAGAGACCTCATAGAATGCCTGACTCTTCAACTTGAGAGTAAAGAAGAAACTCCGATTCATTTACTCTCTATTAAAGTAATTAAGAACCATCTAAATCTTTTAGCTGCGCGTGACTTTGTGAGACTTAAAAAAATACTAGGGTGTGAAGATGAAGCATTAAGAGATGTTCAAAAAGTAATTAAAAGCCTTAATCCAAAACCTGGAAATATATTTTCCACTATTGAAAGTCATCATTTCATTCAACATGAAGTTAATGTCAAAAAAGTGAAGGCTAAATGGCAAGTTTCATTAAATGAGCAAGCGATTCCCAAACTTCGCTTAAATCATATTTATCGAGACTTAATAAAGAACTCACAAAATGACGTTGCACATCATTTATCTAGTCAGATACAAGAAGCTAAATGGATTGTGAAAAATATACAACAACGCTTTATCACAATCCTTAAAGTCTCCGAGGCAATTATGAGACATCAAAAAGACTTTTTAGATCATGGCGAATCTATGATGAAACCTCTTGTTTTAAGGGAGATTGCTGAAGAAGTGGGCCTTCATGAATCCACAATATCTCGCGTCACATCAAATAAATATATTAATACGCCACGTGGTATTTATGAACTCAAATTTTTCTTCGGCAGCTCGATTGATAGTGCGTCAGGGAATGAGCTTGCATCTACCGCAATAAGGGCTAAAATTAAAGAAGTCATTAAACAAGGAGATCCGAAAAAACCACTTTCAGATAATGAAATTGTCTTATTATTGAAGAGGCAAAATATTAATATCGCTCGTCGAACCGTAGCAAAATATAGAGAAATACTAAATATTGCTCCAACCAATCTTAGAAAAATTTTATAA
- the hpf gene encoding ribosome hibernation-promoting factor, HPF/YfiA family produces the protein MNIHLTGHHLEITPSLKEYIQTKLAKIFHHFDHVIDAKVTLTVNKLEHIAEATIHLPKSDIHAECRGESMYSAIDLLSDKLDRQVIKYKEVHKDHHRVQGGLKHQPIE, from the coding sequence ATGAATATTCATTTGACTGGCCATCACTTAGAAATTACTCCGTCATTAAAGGAATATATTCAAACTAAATTAGCTAAAATTTTTCACCATTTTGATCATGTCATTGATGCAAAAGTAACTCTCACCGTTAATAAATTGGAGCATATTGCGGAAGCTACAATTCACCTCCCTAAGAGTGATATCCACGCTGAGTGCAGAGGTGAAAGTATGTATAGTGCCATTGATTTACTCTCAGACAAGCTAGATCGTCAAGTCATTAAATACAAAGAAGTTCATAAAGACCATCACAGAGTTCAGGGCGGTTTAAAACATCAACCAATCGAATAA
- the rapZ gene encoding RNase adapter RapZ: MEVIIISGLSGSGKSIALNALEDNDFYCIDNLPVTLLSNISQHLNHEHQDKVAISVDIRSIDIEKLPFVIKEIESLSIKTKLIYLESSTESIVRRFGETRRRHPLANEKLSLSETIEKERSMLAPLAEIGYKIDTSSMSVNALKKALNELIELKEDHLALQFSSFGYKFGIPLDADFIFDVRCLPNPHYESNLKNLTGLDKSVAEFFQGYNEVNKMYQDINHFVNEWLGSFKKDQRHSLHIAIGCTGGKHRSVYIANKLFTNFYNPKSQVIIRHRDINH, translated from the coding sequence ATGGAAGTCATTATTATTTCAGGACTATCGGGCTCAGGTAAAAGTATTGCCTTAAATGCTCTCGAAGACAATGACTTTTACTGTATCGATAACTTACCTGTCACACTTTTGTCAAATATTTCACAACATCTAAATCATGAGCATCAAGACAAGGTTGCAATTAGTGTTGATATTAGAAGTATTGATATTGAAAAATTACCCTTCGTTATAAAAGAAATTGAATCGTTATCAATTAAAACGAAGTTGATTTACCTAGAATCATCCACCGAGTCTATCGTAAGACGATTTGGTGAAACGAGACGCAGACATCCCCTTGCAAACGAAAAGCTATCTCTTTCTGAAACTATAGAAAAAGAAAGGTCTATGCTTGCACCTTTAGCTGAGATTGGTTATAAAATTGATACTAGCAGCATGTCAGTAAATGCATTAAAGAAAGCATTGAACGAATTGATTGAGTTAAAGGAAGATCATCTTGCCTTGCAATTTAGTTCGTTCGGATACAAATTTGGCATCCCACTTGATGCAGATTTTATTTTTGATGTGCGCTGTCTTCCGAACCCACACTATGAGTCTAATTTAAAAAATTTAACTGGCTTAGATAAGTCTGTTGCAGAATTTTTTCAAGGCTATAATGAAGTCAATAAAATGTATCAAGATATCAATCACTTTGTAAATGAGTGGCTAGGCTCTTTTAAAAAAGATCAAAGACATTCACTTCATATAGCTATTGGATGCACTGGGGGCAAGCATCGCTCAGTTTATATTGCAAATAAATTATTCACTAATTTCTATAACCCAAAATCTCAGGTAATTATTCGCCACAGAGATATTAACCATTAA
- a CDS encoding PTS sugar transporter subunit IIA, which translates to MIGILLITHGELGKSLIECAIHVLGDRPKLLDSLTIENDCAHENMYKEISEKINVLDQGDGVLILTDIFGATPCNIITKIIKSGKVNAIAGVNLSMLIRSISYRHESFDVLIAKAIQGAQDGIIHIQSNQTC; encoded by the coding sequence ATGATTGGCATCCTTCTTATTACACACGGCGAACTTGGAAAATCTCTAATTGAATGTGCTATACATGTTCTAGGCGACAGGCCAAAGCTTCTAGATTCTCTTACGATTGAAAATGATTGTGCACACGAAAATATGTATAAGGAAATTTCAGAAAAAATTAATGTATTAGATCAGGGTGATGGCGTTTTGATTCTTACAGATATTTTTGGAGCAACGCCTTGTAATATTATTACTAAAATAATTAAATCTGGCAAAGTCAATGCGATTGCGGGTGTTAATTTGTCTATGCTCATTCGAAGCATTAGCTACCGACATGAGTCCTTTGATGTTCTAATTGCTAAAGCAATTCAAGGCGCTCAGGATGGCATTATTCATATTCAATCTAATCAAACATGCTAA
- a CDS encoding HPr family phosphocarrier protein, producing MLITSTKIINKLGLHARASAKLTQVANQFKSDIWIEKNNKKVNAKSIMGVMMLAASQGSDITITTEGSDEQDALNSIIALINDYFGEGE from the coding sequence ATGCTAATAACTTCTACTAAAATTATTAACAAACTAGGTTTACATGCCAGAGCTTCCGCAAAGTTAACTCAGGTTGCTAATCAATTTAAATCTGATATATGGATTGAAAAAAATAATAAAAAAGTAAATGCAAAAAGCATTATGGGTGTAATGATGCTAGCGGCTAGTCAAGGTTCAGATATTACAATCACAACCGAAGGCTCTGACGAACAAGATGCATTGAATTCTATTATTGCTCTTATCAATGATTATTTTGGAGAAGGGGAGTAG
- the ptsP gene encoding phosphoenolpyruvate--protein phosphotransferase, with product MTPFSLHGIGVSNGIAIGKAHLISNALLEVVQYDIDLKNIPHEIKRFEDAVNTVRIELNKIKSQLPSDAPGELGSFIDTHIMILNDKSLSVLPKSIIENEKCNAEWAIKKQMDSVVNQFDQIEDQYLRERKQDVIQVVERVIKILLGHSNQIAVKNKEKLTILVAHDISPADALHFKNHKYAAFITDGGGVTSHTAILSRSLNIPSIVALQNARSLIRDNDLIIVDGTEGVVIVNPTHEIQKHYKKIQDSWDNEQEKLQRIKTKKSITQDGATIHLFANIEVPNDIISVNASGASGIGLFRTEFLFMNRQDMPDEEEQFQAYKKVAEAMGKRPVTIRTLDSGADKQTALDNKKISPNPALGLRAIRLCLSEPKVFMTQLRAILRASQFGNIKILFPMLSSISELRQTKLILERAKASLRKEKIKFNENILIGGMIEIPAAAISADIFAQELDFLSIGTNDLIQYALAIDRTDDAVSHLYNPLHPAVLKLIALTIKSAHKYKKSIAICGEMAGEPKLTKLLIAMGVEQLSMHPSHILSVKQQVLTSSIKNMKASVLKLLNLNEVDKIETLLKKINQSS from the coding sequence ATGACTCCTTTTAGCCTTCACGGCATTGGTGTTTCGAATGGCATTGCAATAGGCAAGGCACATTTGATATCCAATGCACTACTTGAAGTTGTTCAATACGATATTGATTTAAAAAATATTCCTCATGAAATTAAAAGATTTGAGGACGCTGTTAATACCGTAAGAATTGAACTCAATAAAATAAAATCGCAACTTCCTTCAGATGCACCAGGTGAATTAGGATCATTTATTGATACTCACATAATGATACTTAATGATAAATCATTATCTGTGTTGCCAAAATCGATTATTGAAAATGAAAAATGTAATGCGGAGTGGGCGATAAAAAAACAAATGGATAGTGTCGTAAATCAATTCGATCAAATCGAAGATCAATATCTAAGAGAAAGAAAGCAAGACGTTATTCAAGTTGTCGAGAGAGTTATTAAAATACTTTTGGGCCATTCAAACCAAATTGCAGTAAAGAATAAAGAAAAATTAACAATTTTAGTAGCACATGATATTTCACCAGCAGACGCTCTTCATTTCAAAAACCATAAATATGCTGCCTTTATTACGGATGGGGGTGGTGTTACTTCTCATACCGCGATCTTATCAAGGAGTTTAAATATTCCTTCAATCGTAGCATTGCAAAATGCCCGATCTTTAATACGCGACAATGATTTAATTATTGTTGATGGTACAGAAGGTGTTGTAATTGTTAATCCAACCCATGAAATTCAAAAACATTATAAGAAAATTCAGGATTCATGGGATAACGAACAAGAAAAACTACAGCGTATCAAAACAAAAAAATCAATCACTCAAGATGGAGCCACAATTCACCTTTTTGCAAATATTGAAGTTCCAAACGATATTATCTCGGTTAATGCTTCAGGAGCGAGTGGTATTGGTTTATTTAGAACAGAATTCTTATTTATGAATCGGCAAGATATGCCAGATGAGGAAGAGCAATTTCAAGCTTACAAGAAAGTTGCTGAAGCCATGGGTAAAAGACCTGTCACTATTCGCACCTTGGATTCTGGCGCTGACAAACAAACAGCTTTGGACAATAAAAAAATAAGTCCTAACCCAGCATTAGGTTTAAGAGCGATCCGATTATGCTTATCTGAGCCTAAAGTTTTTATGACCCAACTTCGAGCTATTTTAAGAGCGTCTCAATTTGGAAATATTAAAATTCTTTTTCCTATGTTAAGCAGTATAAGTGAACTTCGGCAAACTAAACTTATTCTAGAAAGAGCAAAGGCGAGCTTAAGGAAAGAGAAAATAAAATTTAATGAAAATATTCTTATTGGCGGCATGATTGAAATACCAGCTGCCGCAATCAGTGCAGATATTTTCGCTCAAGAGTTAGACTTTTTATCAATCGGCACTAATGATTTAATTCAATATGCGCTAGCAATCGATCGCACAGATGACGCAGTATCTCATCTATACAATCCACTTCATCCTGCTGTCTTGAAATTAATAGCTCTTACAATAAAGTCAGCACATAAATACAAGAAATCTATCGCTATTTGTGGTGAAATGGCAGGCGAGCCCAAACTTACCAAATTATTGATTGCTATGGGCGTTGAACAACTCTCTATGCATCCTTCACATATCCTAAGTGTCAAACAACAGGTTTTAACTAGCTCAATCAAAAATATGAAGGCTTCGGTTCTTAAGTTACTTAACCTAAATGAAGTTGATAAAATTGAAACTTTACTTAAAAAGATTAATCAATCTAGTTAA
- a CDS encoding M3 family metallopeptidase — protein MNNPVLNREGLPLFDQIKPDHISPAIESILKEANTLIDSLKEMSVTASWINFVEPIEIISEKISRAWGQIEHLNAVVNSENLRKSYNDNLIKLTEFYTNLSQDESLYKKYQSLKNSELFNSLTPSQKRIIENVLREFKLGGAELNEKDKKKFKVIQEKLAKLSTQFEENILDATNEFSIFVDHLDELRGIPEENIKKAFAEAKEDKKEGYKFTLHFPSYLPVMQYADSRGLREKLYHAYATRASELASPKFDNTRLIEEILELRYESSKLLGFENFTEMSLVTKMAKSSEEVIGFLMDLANKAKPFALKDMDELKSFSKTLNIEKLEAWDVAYVSEKLRQAKYSFSENEVKQYFPEHRVLKGLFKVVETIFKLKITKSDAPTWHNDVSFYSIKNENDELVGQFYLDLYARNHKRGGAWMDEAISRYKNSLESSHPVAFLTCNFSSPSDNKAALFSHDDVITLFHEFGHGLHHMLTKVDDYSISGIKGVEWDAVELPSQFMENFCWEWDVVKHMTEHVDNKDPLPKALFDKMIQAKNFQSGMQTLRQIEFSLFDIRLHTEYSDQNKINPITLLETIRDEIAVVRPPSWNRFPNSFSHIFAGGYAAGYYSYKWAEVLASDAFSLFEEQGILSSHAGQKFQNEILSKGGSRPAMESFVAFRGREPSVDALLRHNGMA, from the coding sequence ATGAATAACCCTGTCTTAAATCGCGAAGGCCTTCCACTATTTGATCAAATTAAACCCGATCATATTTCTCCAGCCATTGAAAGTATTCTCAAAGAAGCTAATACCTTAATTGATTCTCTTAAGGAAATGAGCGTAACTGCTTCATGGATAAACTTTGTAGAACCGATCGAAATTATAAGTGAGAAAATTTCTAGGGCTTGGGGTCAAATTGAGCACCTCAATGCAGTTGTAAACTCGGAAAATTTAAGAAAATCTTACAACGATAATCTTATAAAATTAACTGAGTTTTATACAAATCTTTCTCAAGATGAATCCCTTTATAAGAAATATCAATCCCTTAAAAATAGCGAGTTATTTAATTCACTCACACCATCTCAAAAGCGGATCATTGAAAATGTCTTACGCGAATTTAAATTAGGCGGTGCGGAACTTAATGAAAAAGATAAGAAAAAATTTAAAGTTATTCAAGAAAAGCTTGCTAAGCTTTCAACTCAATTCGAGGAAAATATTCTAGATGCCACCAATGAATTTTCCATTTTTGTGGATCATCTTGATGAACTAAGAGGCATTCCTGAAGAAAATATTAAAAAAGCTTTTGCTGAAGCCAAGGAAGATAAAAAAGAAGGCTATAAGTTTACCCTTCACTTCCCATCTTATCTTCCAGTTATGCAATATGCTGACAGCAGAGGTTTACGTGAAAAGCTATATCATGCTTATGCTACCCGCGCGTCTGAACTCGCATCGCCTAAGTTTGATAATACAAGACTTATAGAAGAGATACTCGAGCTTCGTTATGAATCTTCAAAACTACTTGGCTTTGAAAATTTCACTGAGATGTCGCTTGTTACAAAAATGGCAAAATCGAGTGAGGAAGTTATAGGTTTTCTCATGGATTTAGCAAACAAAGCAAAACCTTTTGCTCTAAAAGATATGGACGAACTTAAGTCTTTTTCCAAAACCTTAAATATTGAAAAATTAGAAGCTTGGGATGTTGCTTATGTATCTGAAAAACTTCGCCAAGCCAAATATAGCTTTTCGGAAAATGAGGTTAAACAATATTTTCCTGAGCATCGTGTTTTGAAGGGCTTGTTTAAAGTAGTTGAAACAATCTTTAAATTAAAAATTACGAAATCAGATGCTCCTACTTGGCATAATGATGTAAGTTTTTACTCAATAAAAAATGAAAATGATGAATTGGTAGGTCAATTTTATTTGGATTTATATGCACGCAACCACAAACGTGGGGGTGCGTGGATGGATGAAGCTATATCTCGATATAAAAATTCTCTAGAATCATCACACCCAGTTGCTTTTTTGACATGTAATTTTTCTTCCCCATCTGATAATAAAGCGGCTTTATTTTCTCATGATGATGTAATTACTCTTTTTCATGAATTTGGTCATGGACTGCATCATATGTTAACTAAAGTTGATGATTACAGTATTTCTGGCATTAAAGGTGTTGAATGGGATGCCGTTGAATTGCCTAGTCAATTTATGGAAAATTTCTGCTGGGAATGGGATGTAGTAAAACATATGACCGAACATGTTGATAACAAGGATCCTTTACCTAAAGCTTTATTTGACAAAATGATCCAGGCTAAAAATTTTCAATCAGGCATGCAAACCTTAAGACAAATTGAATTTTCCTTATTCGATATAAGATTGCACACGGAATATAGCGATCAAAACAAAATTAACCCTATAACGCTTCTCGAAACTATTCGTGATGAAATTGCCGTTGTAAGACCCCCTTCTTGGAATCGCTTTCCTAATAGTTTTTCTCATATTTTTGCCGGTGGATATGCGGCCGGCTATTACAGTTATAAATGGGCTGAAGTTTTGGCTTCCGATGCTTTCAGCTTATTTGAAGAACAAGGCATCTTATCAAGTCATGCCGGCCAAAAATTTCAAAATGAGATTTTATCAAAAGGTGGATCTAGGCCTGCCATGGAGTCTTTTGTAGCTTTCCGTGGACGGGAACCCTCAGTTGACGCTTTGCTCAGACATAATGGCATGGCTTAA
- the xth gene encoding exodeoxyribonuclease III produces MKLATWNVNSLTVRLSQVEEWIKKAKPDLLLLQETKQENIKFPHEAINALGYKSIHNGQKTYNGVAIISKYELLDIQNNIPGFEDGQKRMIAATVNTNHGKIRIVCVYVPNGQSVDSDKYFYKLDWLKHFTLWLKNEMLSHPDIIIAGDFNIAPQDIDCHDPEAWKNNVLVSKREREAFQKIIDLGFSDSFRAMNPSEIQYSWWDYRMAGFRRNLGMRIDHILTNKNLINKVTMSAIDKEPRKSERPSDHTPVIIEI; encoded by the coding sequence ATGAAACTCGCAACATGGAACGTAAATTCTCTCACTGTAAGACTAAGTCAGGTTGAAGAGTGGATTAAGAAAGCAAAACCTGATCTTCTTTTACTTCAGGAAACAAAACAAGAAAATATTAAATTTCCTCATGAAGCAATCAATGCCTTAGGTTACAAATCTATCCACAATGGACAAAAAACCTACAATGGTGTCGCAATCATAAGTAAGTATGAGCTTCTTGATATTCAAAATAATATTCCTGGTTTCGAAGATGGCCAAAAAAGAATGATTGCCGCAACAGTAAATACAAATCATGGAAAGATCAGAATAGTTTGTGTTTACGTCCCTAATGGTCAATCTGTAGATTCTGATAAATACTTTTATAAACTTGACTGGTTAAAGCATTTCACTTTATGGCTCAAAAATGAAATGCTATCTCACCCAGATATCATTATTGCTGGTGACTTTAATATTGCACCTCAAGACATAGATTGCCATGATCCAGAAGCCTGGAAAAATAATGTTCTTGTAAGCAAGAGAGAACGGGAAGCATTTCAAAAAATCATTGATTTAGGATTTTCAGATAGTTTTAGAGCAATGAATCCTTCTGAAATTCAATATAGCTGGTGGGACTATCGCATGGCTGGCTTTAGAAGAAATCTTGGCATGCGAATTGATCACATACTCACAAATAAGAATTTAATAAATAAAGTAACAATGTCTGCTATTGATAAAGAACCTAGAAAATCAGAGCGTCCATCGGATCATACACCCGTCATCATAGAAATTTAA
- a CDS encoding sigma-54-dependent transcriptional regulator, with protein sequence MSAKKILVVDDELGIRELLRDILVDEGFEIFVAENATEARELKKNKLPDLILLDIWMPDCDGITLLKEWVNEKFLTSPVVMMSGHGTIDTALEATKIGAFDFLEKPITLQKLLKTVNEALKHANNLPRIDINLLNIGKSQVIQDLKKRLDKIISLKTPLLLVGPQGGCAKICAQYLHPKNQPWVDVKDFEVISNAPTDLLDQHRGGSIFLNEISHLTKPQQKGLNLLISKAANYDVRIICATSRSLVQGNEVDFDERILNELLPGSLLLPSINDHKEDIPELASSILTMYLAKSDKSDYKVFDVAALNAMRAMNWIGDIEELESFIFNLMQTSLLEKITADDVKRVSNQFNLLHDKNKSSKKTKDNKDQGLDDIFNKPLRDARDDFEKMYFKYHLNQDDQSMAKLSEVSGVERTHLYRKLKQLGIKVK encoded by the coding sequence ATGAGTGCAAAAAAAATTCTGGTAGTTGATGACGAATTAGGCATAAGGGAGTTACTCAGAGATATTCTTGTCGACGAGGGGTTCGAAATTTTTGTAGCTGAGAATGCTACAGAAGCTCGAGAACTTAAGAAAAATAAATTACCTGATTTGATTTTATTAGATATATGGATGCCTGATTGCGATGGCATTACTCTTCTTAAAGAGTGGGTAAATGAAAAATTCCTTACCAGTCCGGTAGTGATGATGTCAGGACATGGAACCATTGATACTGCTCTAGAAGCAACTAAAATTGGCGCGTTTGATTTTCTTGAAAAGCCCATTACGCTCCAGAAGCTATTAAAAACTGTGAATGAAGCACTCAAGCATGCAAATAACCTTCCTAGAATAGACATTAATTTATTAAACATTGGTAAAAGCCAAGTTATACAAGATCTTAAAAAAAGGCTTGATAAAATAATTTCCTTAAAAACACCCCTACTTCTTGTGGGCCCACAAGGTGGATGTGCCAAAATTTGTGCACAATATCTTCACCCAAAAAATCAACCTTGGGTTGATGTTAAGGACTTTGAGGTCATTTCGAATGCACCTACTGATCTTCTTGATCAACATAGAGGCGGATCTATCTTTCTAAATGAAATTTCTCACTTAACTAAACCTCAACAAAAGGGTTTAAATTTACTGATTAGTAAAGCCGCTAATTATGATGTAAGAATTATCTGTGCTACTTCAAGATCCCTTGTGCAAGGAAACGAAGTTGATTTTGATGAGCGGATCTTAAATGAATTACTACCTGGATCATTACTGCTACCATCAATTAATGATCATAAAGAAGACATTCCAGAGCTGGCATCATCTATTTTGACAATGTACCTTGCAAAATCTGATAAGTCGGATTATAAAGTTTTTGATGTTGCTGCATTAAATGCGATGCGCGCTATGAATTGGATAGGTGATATAGAGGAATTAGAAAGTTTTATATTTAATTTAATGCAAACTAGTTTGCTTGAAAAAATTACTGCAGATGATGTTAAGCGCGTTTCAAACCAATTTAATTTATTGCATGATAAAAATAAGTCTTCTAAGAAGACTAAAGATAATAAAGATCAAGGCTTAGATGATATTTTTAATAAGCCATTAAGAGATGCACGAGATGATTTTGAAAAAATGTATTTTAAATATCATTTAAATCAAGACGATCAAAGTATGGCAAAACTTTCTGAAGTTTCCGGCGTTGAAAGAACTCATCTTTACAGGAAACTAAAACAGCTTGGAATCAAGGTAAAGTAG